The following proteins are encoded in a genomic region of Vanessa cardui chromosome W, ilVanCard2.1, whole genome shotgun sequence:
- the LOC124542522 gene encoding protein ALP1-like, with protein sequence MVDIDLAMILLISEVEEQENEDRKKRKRNYSVHNLWKKRRICGEFATFCIDLYRYPSFFYDYYKMDYDQFTNLVNILRPHIEKQETNLTIPISVEERISVCLRFLTTAISFKALAHTFRMGYATVWMIVHEICAAIWKYLRPIVMPKPTTESWVKIEDDFRRLWNYPNCIGAIDGKHVNIRAPWNSGSLYYNYKKFFSTVLLAITDAKYKFIVVDIGAFGRNNDSGILSSSTFGLLQNNMLGIPPNKCLPGTRVPVPHVFVGDEAFPLCEHIMRPYPGSQVLNDSEKKIFNYRLSRARRLVESSFGILQQKFEVFQKRIRMQPKFLDTMILAFTCLHNYTLGDFESEDVALSNNNILQNYSFDSQDMDITGNQNVDAMNIRENFGRHARGRTRAFWSLA encoded by the exons ATGGTTGACATTGATCTTGCTATGATATTACTTATATCGGAAGTTGAAGAACAAGAAAACgaagatagaaaaaaaagaaagcgGAATTATAGTGTTCACAACTTGTGGAAGAAAAGACGTATTTGTGGTGAATTTGCTActttttgtattgatttatataGATACCCGAGTTTTTTTTACGACTATTATAAAATGGACTACGATCAATTTACAAATCTAGTTAATATTTTGAGACCACACATTGAGAAACAAGAAACAAATCTAACGATACCCATTTCCGTTGAAGAGCGAATATCAGTCTGCTTAAG ATTCCTAACTACTGCTATCAGTTTCAAAGCACTGGCTCATACTTTTCGAATGGGCTATGCTACAGTTTGGATGATTGTACACGAAATTTGTGCCGCAATTTGGAAATATTTACGACCCATTGTTATGCCAAAACCAACGACAGAATCATGGGTTAAAATCGAGGATGATTTTAGAAGGTTATGGAATTATCCTAATTGTATAGGAGCGATTGACGGTAAACATGTCAATATAAGGGCACCCTGGAATAGCGGAAGTCTCtactacaattataaaaagtttttcagCACTGTTTTGTTAGCTATTACTGAcgctaaatataaatttattgtagtaGATATTGGAGCATTTGGGCGTAACAACGATAGCGGCATATTAAGCAGTTCCACATTTGgactattacaaaataatatgcttGGTATACCGCCAAATAAATGCTTGCCAGGTACGAGAGTACCAGTTCCTCATGTTTTTGTTGGGGACGAAGCATTCCCATTGTGTGAACACATTATGAGACCTTATCCTGGAAGTCAGGTGTTAAACGATAGCGAGAAGAAAATCTTCAATTATCGTTTAAGTCGAGCAAGGCGTCTAGTGGAAAGTTCATTCGGAATATTACAACAGAAATTTGAAGTTTTTCAAAAACGTATAAGAATGCAACCAAAGTTTTTAGATACGATGATTCTTGCATTCACGTGCCTGCATAATTACACTTTGGGAGATTTTGAGTCTGAAGACGTTGCCCTgtctaataataacattttacaaaattattcatttgaCAGCCAAGACATGGACATAACCGGTAATCAAAATGTGGACGCGATGAATATCAGAGAGAACTtcggccggcacgcccggggaa gaacacgagcgttttGGTCTCTCGCttag
- the LOC124542523 gene encoding piggyBac transposable element-derived protein 4-like, with protein sequence MLILRCLHFSSEISTEDRLAKIRPIVDHFNKKMNEIYYPGKQLSLDESMVLWCGRLQFRQYIKNKRHKYGIKLYVLAEPEGTVLKFQIYGGAGDDTSGIGHTQKIVLKLLEDKLDSGHSVYMDNYYNSYDLATKLLDRQTYCTGILNKNRKGNPIDLATVTLRKGENKSLFLNGVHIGKWRDKRYVLYISTEHDNEMMEVTDKRGNVIVKPAAIIHYNKFMSGVDLQDQMVSYYPCERKTMRWYKNIFIHTLQMSVRNSSALKKFLQEAKKRKIADCSPDGIFEDGIIEMKCPVNEKNYVKNGQATEKYNAQMQIQMYGSIYTSAESKRIEASIQN encoded by the exons ATGTTGATATTACGTTGTCTTCATTTTTCCTCTGAAATATCTACGGAAGACCGACTGGCTAAAATTCGTCCTATAGTAGaccactttaataaaaaaatgaatgaaatttattatccGGGCAAACAATTGTCGCTAGATGAATCGATGGTGCTATGGTGTGGACGCTTACAGTTTaggcaatatattaaaaataagcggCACAAATACGGAATCAAATTGTACGTACTTGCAGAACCAGAGGGTACCGTACTAAAATTTCAAATCTATGGTGGTGCAGGGGATGATACATCCGGCATAGGACATACTCAAAAAATTGTACTGAAGTTACTTGAAGACAAATTGGACTCAGGACACAGCGTCTATATGGACAATTACTATAATTCATATGATTTGGCTACAAAATTATTAGATCGTCAAACTTACTGCACtggtatcttaaataaaaatcgaaaagGCAATCCGATAGATCTCGCTACGGTTACACTCCGTAAAGgagaaaataaatcattatttttaaatggtgtaCATATCGGCAAATGGAGGGACAAGCGATACGTACTGTATATATCAACAGAGCATGACAACGAAATGATGGAAGTCACCGATAAAAGAGGAAATGTTATTGTGAAGCCAGCAGCAATTATacactataataaatttatgtctgGTGTTGATTTGCAGGATCAAATGGTTTCCTACTATCCTTGCGAAAGGAAAACTATGAGgtggtacaaaaatatttttatccatACACTACAGATGAGTGTTA GGAATTCATCTGCTCTCAAGAAGTTTTTACAAGAAGCTAAGAAGAGAAAAATTGCAGATT gttccCCAGATGGAATTTTTGAAGATGGCATTATAGAAATGAAATGTCCTGTTAATGAAAAGAACTATGTCAAGAATGGACAAGCCACAGAAAAATACAACGCACAAATGCAAATTCAAATGTACGGCTCAATTTATACTAGCGCAGAGTCGAAGCGCATCGAAGCGTCTATCCAAAACTGA